The Roseofilum capinflatum BLCC-M114 genome includes the window TCTTGAGAAGCCAAAATTTCTGGGGGAACTTTCCACATTTTGATAAACTGATTATTGTAGGCAATAATTCGCTCAGACTGATCGACGGCAATAATACCATCAGCAATGGATTCTAATACCGCTTTCTGCAACGCGAGGGCATTTTCTAAGGCAATTCGAGCTTCTTTCTGAGGCGTGATATCTCGGACAACCCAGATCACAGAACGATCGGAAATCGGAGAAACATTCGCTGCAAACCAGTGTTTTTTGCCTTGAATATCCATCTGATATTCGACCCTCTCGGTCTGACCCACTTCCAGAACATAGGCAATGGTCTCTAAATGCCAATCTGCTAATTCTGGTTCCATAAATTCCCGGATGTTATGGTTGAGCAAATTCTCCTTATTATGAACTAAAAGCTCTTCACTGCCGGAAATGATTTTTTCATACTCTCCCTGGCGATTAAAGACTAAAATCAGTTCAGTCATGGCTTCAAATAAGCCTCGCAATTCAGCTTCCGCCGCCGCTAGGGAGGCAGTTCTTTCGGCTACACGCTGCTCTAAATCTTTATTGCTTTGATCGAGAATCGAAAAAGTTTTAATAAGCTGCTCTGCCATACTATGAAAAGAGACAGCAAGTTGTCCTAATTCATCAGAGCGATCGGGTAATTCGGGAGAGTTCCAACTGCCAGCAGCTAGGTCTTGAGCGGAGCGATTTAAGGTTAAGATAGGATAGGTCACCCAGCGAGCGGTCAAAATCCCAATAATGACAGCAACAATTAAAGCGATCGCACATAAAATAATCGTATTCTTGGTGTTGGCATGAATGCGATCCATAAAATCAGATTCTGGCACAACAATCACAATTAACCAATCTAAACCATGGTCGTCTTGCAAGGAAAAGACTTGCAGGAAATTCGTCTCTCCTTGTAAATCAAATTCTATTTTGTCAGTATTCTTGATATCTTCAAAGTTTCCAAATTTATTTTTGAGAAATACGGCTGTATCTTTAACGATTTGATCTTGACTTTTGTCAACAAAAATTTGTTCTTTAGACTCTTGAATAAAAAGTTGCTGATCCTGATTGGATGAGGCGACTAATGCTCCGTCGCGCTCCATAATAAAAATCTGTCCCGATTGACCAATGTTTAATTGTTGCAGAAATTGACTAATATTAGATAAGGAGACATCAACCCCTAAAACGCCTTGAAAGTCACCTTGTCGATCGTAAATGGGTAGACTGGCGGTTAATCCTAAACTTTGGGTGGAGACAAAGGGATAAATATCACTCCAAACAGCTTTTTGGTTGGCTTTTGCTTTCTGAAACCAACCGCGAGTTCTGGCATCATAGGTGGTGGTCTCTAACAGGTCTTGGCGATCGCCTTCGCTATCGACAGAATATTTATAATAGGGGCCACTGACGAAGTTTTCAGTGACCCGGATAATGGACTGTCCATCATCTCCTTGTCCCGATAGGATAATGCCGCCTTCAGGCGTGCCAAAATAGATAAAGGTGACGGACTGATAAAGTTGACTTTGATACAAAAATTTCTGCTCTAGGCGTGAGTAAAAATCGGGATCTCGAAGGTGGAGGCGAATGTGTTGGGCATTGGTTTGATTAATTTGATGAGGTTCCTTAAGACGATGGCGCAAGTCCCCTTCTACGCGATCGCCAATTTCCGTCATTAATTGATCCGCTAAATCCTGCACAGCCTCCTGTCCAGTGCGGTAGGACAAATAACCGACTAATCCCACCGTGGCGCAGATTTGCAGGACAAAAGGCACGACTAAAACCAGCCGTAAAGGAAGACGTTTCAGGTATTGGGACGTTGCTTGCCAAACCATTCAGGGGATTGGGGAGAAGGGGAGAAAGGGGAAGAAGACCACAAGGTTGACAGATGGAGCAATCTTGTACTCAAAGTTAGCACACTCGATTCCACCCGATCGCCAGAAAGGGCCCTTCAAGGGTAAAATAAGTCGTTGGTACTTCTGCGACACAAGCTGTGATTGAGCGTTATACTCTGCCCGAAATGGGCGAAATTTGGACAGATGACTTTAGGCTAAAGACTTGGTTACAAGTTGAAATTGCGGTCTGCGAAGCCCAAGCGGAATTGGGTTATATTCCGGCTGAGGCTGTAGAGGAGATTAAAGCGAAAGCTAAGTTCGATCTCAAGAGAGTTCTAGAAATTGAAGCCGAAGTTCGTCATGATGTGATTGCCTTTTTGACTAATGTCAATGAGTATGTTGGGGATGTGGGGCGCTATATCCATTTGGGATTAACCAGTTCGGATGTGTTGGATACGGCTTTGGCTCTGCAAATGGTGGCGAGTCTGGATTTAATCCAACATCAGGTGGAGGAGCTGGTGCAAGCGATCCGCTATCAAGCAGCTCAACATCGGGATACGGTGATGGTGGGCAGATCCCATGGAATTCATGCCGAACCCATGACGTTTGGCTTTAAGTTAGCGGGATGGTTAGCGGAAGTGTTGCGTCATCGCGATCGCCTTTGTCGTCTCCAGTCCCAAATTGCGGTTGGTAAAATTTCTGGTGCAGTGGGAACTTATGCCAATATTGACCCCAAGGTAGAAGAGTTAGCCTGTCAAAAGTTGGGTTTACAACCCGATTGTGCCTCAACTCAAGTCATTTCCCGCGATCGCCACGCCGAATATCTGCAAACCTTTGCCCTCCTTGCAGCCTCTATTGAACGGTTTGCGGTGGAAATTCGCAATCTCCAGCGCACGGATGTTCTGGAAGTGGAAGAATATTTTGCTAAGGGGCAAAAAGGTTCTTCTGCTATGCCCCATAAACGTAACCCCATTCGCTCCGAACGACTCACCGGTTTAGCCAGAATTATTCGAGGTCATGCGATCGCCGGTTTAGAAAATGTGGCTCTGTGGCACGAGCGCGATATTTCCCACAGTTCCGTCGAGCGGGTTGTTTTGCCGGATACTTGTATTCTCATGCACTTCATGCTGCGCGAGATCATCAACCTGGTGAAAAATTTGTTGGTCTACCCCGACAACATGAAGCGCAACATGAACGTTTATGGCGGGGTCATTTTCTCCCAACGGGTTCTCCTAGCCCTGGTGGAAAAAGGACTACAGCGCGAAGAAGCCTATAAAATTGTCCAAGAGAGCGCTCACCAAGCTTGGAACAATCCCGATGGGGATTTTCGTGCTTTGATTAGTGAGCATCCCCAGGTGACTCAAGCGTTATCTTCTGAAGAGCTGAACGCCTGCTTCGATCCCCATCAACATCTGAGACACCTGGATCGGGTGTATCAACGGTTGAGTATCTGAGCATATTCCTGAAGGGGAGTTATTTCCACAGACAAGGCATACTGCAACCGAGCATCATGGGAAACGACTTCTATGGTGTAGTCTCCAGAGGCAAGCGGTTCCCCGCTCCATTGCGGGATACCCTCCTCAGAAGTCTCCCAGACTTGGCTCAATAGCTCCCCATCAGAATCAATCACTCTGGGGATCGTCCCTTCTACATTTTTTAGATTTAAAGTTTTTCCGGGTGGGATATGGACGACATAGCGGTGGACTCCCACGCCAACCATTTCTTCTTGAATGCGTACTGAAGATTGCTGCGGGCCTAAATTGAGCCGTTCTACTTTTTCATTGCAACTACTAGCAACATCTGACCGTTGTACCCAGCCTTTGGTGGGGTCAATAATTTCAAACCATTGGTCAGTGGCGTTCATAATGCTAATCCATCTGCCTGTTTCTAATTCTCCGACGATCTCTCCCTCTTTTTGTGGATGCGATCGCACATACAACGGAGACTTGTCCGTAGACAGTTGGGCCATGCTAATTACACAGTATTCTAAGTCTCGAACTTGAGAGGCTTGCGAGGGATTGAGGGCGACTGGAGTCCAGTTTTCGTGCAAATGGGGAGGAAGCAGCGATCCCGTTTGGGGAGTGTTCTTGACTTCCACCAAACTGGCTGTTTCTTCAGGCTCTTCAGGTGCTGCTGTTTGGGTGGAAAGGGTGTGGCTGGAAGCTCGAACTGCCTCTTGACTTCCATCGACGGTTGTCTGCTTTTTCTCCGAGTTAGGCGATCGCCAATATTCTGAAGCTTCTAGGCCGAGGGCGGCAAACAAACCGGCCAAAACTAGACCCATAATTTTGGGGCAATTTAAAGAATTATACATATTAAAATATCCTCTGATTCATGGGGGACTTATTCTATTACCGGTTTCGTCTCACAAGGTTTAGCTAAATTGGCTTCTATTCTTGACACCATAACCGATCCTCTCCAGAACTGCAAACCCTATCCTGGTAATGATCCCCGGTTTTTTTATAATCTTTATCCGTAGACTTTTCTGGATAACAGTTGGCAATCATACTATTTCTTGGGTCATTAAAAAAGGGTTTGATCTCCAAACCCTAGCTTTAGCTTATTTTAAGAATTTTCCTTCTGGGTATAGAAACAACCAGCATCAAGTTAATTTATCAACCCAGTTTTGCCCCTTGCCTCTTGTCTCTTGTCTCCCCCCCTATTGCCTATTGCTCTCTAGAAATTTTGTCATAGAGTCGCTTGAGCATGACTACCATTTCCGCACGAGTCACCAGTTGATTCGGTCGAAAGGTTCCATCTTGGTAGCCACTAATCAGATTTTCTTTGACGGCCCATTCCAGGGCATCATAATACCACCGACTGCGACCATCAGGATATACATCTCTAAACATGCGCTTTTTCTCCGTTGCAAACATATAGCCAGAATAATAAAACACGCCATTTTCTACCAGACGACTAATATCGCCGACTCTGACGCGATAGTTATTAAACCGTTGGACTCCATAATAATTATCGATCATCACCCTGGCATAACTGGGATTTTGCCGGTCTTGGGTCATCCGTACTGCATGGCCATAGGTGCGATCGCCAAATGAGGTTTGATCCAAAAACCCATCGGCATTAAAATCCGCATTATATTGGGCGCTGCCTCGATAACCGGTGACTATGCTATAGCCTTTACCCAGGACTGAGCTGAGTTGGGAACTGATCATATCCACCCGATAGGAGGCGATCGCCTCTCGACGGTTATTCCACCATCGGCGCAACAAGTCCACCGCCTGATTAATATACCAGCCTTGACTATCGGAAAACCCGTAACGCCGGGCCTCTTGAAGCAGTTGCCCAAACTCTGCCAGACTAAATCGATACCCGGTTAAATCGGAAATTGCCCCAGCAGCCGCAAACAGCGTACAGGACATCGGATGCAAATCGAGCTGATTATATTGAATTTGCCGATCCCAAAAAGTCGAAGGAGCAGCAGGAACATCTTCCAGGACATTGCCCAGTCGCCAGTCTGAGGTGCTATAGGCTTCCTTGGCAGCATAATAGCCGTAAGGAACCGTTTGCTGTTCAGTCATAATTTGAATACTGTTGAGCCAAACTTATCAGAGAAATGGGTTGAAAACTCCGTCCTGAAGGACGGCTTTTCTTGCTTTCTAATATACCAGTCTTTCCTGTTTTACATTCATGTCCGCTTTGCGGAAAATCTGTGGTATAATGTAAGAAAATTTAAACTAAGCTTTACTTCATGGAAAAAGCACAGAATTACCGATTTTACCCAACGCCTGAACAAGAGTCGCTATTGTGACGAACTTTAGGATGTGTAAGATTGGTTTACAACAAAGCTCTCCATGAAAGAACTCAAGCTTGGTATGAACGGCAAGAAAAAGTGGGTTACAGTCAAACTTCTTCTATGTTAACTCTCTGGAAGAAGGAATACGACTTAAGCTTTCTTAATGAAGTCAGTAGCGTTCCATTACAGCAAGGGTTAAGGCATTTACAAACTGCTTTTGCCAACTTTTTTGCTAAACGGACGAAATATCCTAACTTTAAGAAAAAACATCAGGGCGGTAGCGCCGAATTCACTAAATCTGCTTTTAAGTTCAAGAGTGGTGAAATCTATTTAGCCAAATGTGAAGAACCTTTACCTATTCGATGGTCTAGGCAAATTCCTGAAGGATGTTTACCCAGTTCTGTGACGGTTAAACTACACCCGTCAGGGCGTTGGCATATTTCCATTAGATTTGATGATCCAACTATCAAACCTTTACCTGCCAATAATAAAGCGGTAGGAATCGATTTGGGTCTGAGTAGTTTGGTAATTACCAGTGATGGGGAAAAATTTCCTAACCCTAAGCACTTAAAAAAACACTACCGTAAACTCAGAAGACTTCAAAAAATTCTATCCCGTAAACAGAAAGGATCTAATAATCGGTATAAAGCCAGGGTCAAATTAGCTAAAGCTCACCTAAAAATTACCGACACACGAAAAGACCATTTACACAAAATAACTACTCAACTAATTCGTGTTCATGTCCGCTTTGCGGAAAAATCAAACGATTGGTGTTGAAGACTTAGCTGTGAAAAATATGGTCAAAAACCGAAAACTGTCTCAAGCAATATCTGATGCAAGTTGGGGAGAGTTGACCCGTCAGTTGGAATATAAGTGCCAATGGTACGGTAGAAACTATATGGAAATTGATCGATGGTTCCCTAGCTCAAAGCGATGCAGTAATTGTGGACATATTGAAGAAAAAATGCCGTTAAATATTCGGAAATGGGATTGTCCTAAGTGCGGAAAACACCACGACCGAGATATTAACGCCAGTAAAAACATTTTGGCGGCAGGGCTTGCCGTTTCAGTCTGCGGAGCGAGTGTAAGACCGGAACAGAGTAAATCTGTGAAGGCAACTGCTAGGAACCAGAAACCTAAATCGTGAGGTTTAGGAATCCCCTCGCCTTTAGGCAGGGGTGGATGTCAACTTAACCTGAGTTTGGCCCAGGGCGATCGAGCTATACACCGCCCCAATCCTCATCAAATCATGAACGATTTAAGTCCCTGTGGGCACAGACCGCAACAACCGCTCGATAATTACCCTCCCTTGTCGTCCTCCGGCGGGAATCATGCGATGGCATAGCACATGGGGCGCTAAAAATTTGACATCATCGGGGGTGACATAATCGCGATTTTCTAGAAAGGCTAGAGCTTGGCTGGCTCGTTGCAGGGCGATCGCCCCCCTGGGACTGACCCCCAAGGTAATCTCTTCATCTTCACGGGTTGCCCGCACCAAATCGACAATATATTGCTGTAGGGGCACTTCTACTTTCACTTGCAAGCATTCTTTTTGCAGGGTCTGCACTTCTGCTAGAGAAATACAGGGTTTTAGGCGATCGGCATTCTTTTCCCCTGCATGTTGTTGCAACATCTTTAACTCTTCTGACTCCGTGGGATAACCCAAGGAAAAGGACAAAGCAAACCGATCCATTTGTGCTTCCGGTAAGGGAAAGGTTCCTTGATATTCCACCGGGTTTTGGGTGGCAATCACAAAAAAGGGAGACTCTAGGGTATGGGAAACCCCATCCACGGTCACCTGCTGTTCTTCCATGACTTCCAGCAGTGCAGACTGGGTGCGAGGAGTGGCGCGGTTAATTTCGTCGGTGAGCAGCACATTGGCAAAAATGGGGCCGGACATAAACTTAAACTCTCCAGTGTTGGGGTTCCAGATATTGGTTCCGGTAATATCGCTAGGGAGTAGATCGGGGGTACATTGAATCCGTTGAAACTTGCCATCAATGGAACGGGCTAAGGATTTAGCCAGCAAGGTTTTCCCCACTCCAGGAACATCTTCTAGAAGGGCATGGCCCCCAGATAAAAGGGCCACAAGCACCAGACGAATTGGATCGGCTTTACCGACGATCGCCTGATTCAGGTTATCGATTAGTTGCTGGATACGCTCTCTCATCCACTCATTACTCCCCAAGTTGATTCTTTTAGAATAGCTCACTCCCTAGATTGAGTCTGTTGTTCGCTATCTCCATCTCTGCTGGTCAATTGTGCTTTGGCAGGAAGGTTTGCCCTTAATACGGCTCGTCGGGATGGGTGTATCCCAAATGAGTCCAAGCGGCAGGTAGGGCAATTCTACCGCGAGAGGTGCGCTGTAAAAAGCCAATTTGCAATAGATAGGGTTCATAGACTTCTTCAATGGTTTGGGAGTCTTCCCCGGTAGCAGCAGCGAGGGTTTCCAACCCGACCGGGCCGCCGCTAAAATTCTCGATCATGGCGCTTAAAATCAGGCGATCTGTCCAATCTAAACCGCAGGGATCGACATTGTAGAGTTCTAAGGCTTCGGCGGCAATTTCTGAAGAGATGGTTCCCAGTTTTTTCACTTGGGCGTAGTCGCGAACTCGGCGCAAAAGGCGGTTGGCAATGCGAGGGGTTCCGCGCGATCGCCGGGCAATTTCGGTGGCTCCTTCGGCTGTGATCTCTGTACTTAAGACTTTTGCGGCTCGTTCGACAATTAAACTTAACTCGTCTAACTCATAAAAGCGTAATCTTTGCAGCAACCCGAAGCGATCGCGCAAAGGAGAGGTTAAGGCCCCGACTCGCGTGGTTGCCCCCACCAGGGTAAAGGGTTTCAGGGGAATGCTGCGGGTTTTGGCCGTCTTCCCTTTACCCACGGTAATATCTAAGCGGAAATCCTCCATGGCTGGATAAAGTAACTCTTCCGCCACCCTAGAAAGGCGGTGAATTTCATCCAAAAATAGGATATCTCCCGGTTGCAAACTGACTAATAAACCGACAATATCGCGGGGACGTTCTAAAGCTGGTGCAGCACTGATTTTGCAGGTCACGCCCATCTCGGAGGCTAAAATTAAAGACATGGTAGTTTTGCCCAAACCCGGCGGCCCGTAGAGCAATAAATGATCCAAGGGTTCCTTTCGAGCTTTTGCCGCTTCAATGGCAATTTCTAGCACACTTTTGAGGTCTTTTTGGCCCACATAATCGGCTAATCGATGGGGGCGTAATTTTTCTTCCTGTTTGTCTGTTTCCTCAAAACTCGCTTCCGCTTGTAAGAGGGAATCTTCCCGATCGGGTTCTCGTTTTTTCTGCGCTTCATAGGTTTTGCGACTGGTACGCATCTGCCGTTTTTTGGGATCGGGAAAGGAGGGGTAGGAAGACTCAATAGCCATAATTTGGGAGCAATTAAAAATTAAAAATTAGATTTCAGATAAGAAACAGCACAGTAGAATGTTGATAGCGATCGCCTCTTGAGCCATGGCGATCGCTGCTATTGATGTTAATTAAGCTTGAGATGATGTCTTATCCCTCCTTAACTGTGCCAGAAAACGTCGGCTTTGAACAGGCGATCGCCCTCACCCAAACCTTTCTTGACCTTCTGGAACAGGGAGAAGTCAGCGAAGCAGTGATTGAAACCACTGTCAGCGCGTTAGTCAAAACCCAAAACGGAGCCAGGGGATTTTTTGTCACGTATTTGACCGATGAACGGGCTTTGAGCGATCGCCCCACTCCAGCAGTTATTCGGGGTTTGCAGTCTTCTCCCGAAATGGTTAGCGAACTTCTTGTCAAAAATGTCGCCATGTCTACCGCCATGGCCATCACCCACACTCGCAATCAAAACCCAGACCTGGCCGCTAGTTCTCAACAAGTCAGAGACCGCAGTTCCCACCTCATGACCCAACTGCAATTACCCGAAGTCAAAGATAAGGCACAACAGCTTTACGAGAGCGCCCAAACGGGAACCGGAGCATACCAAGGTTTCCTAGAGCGCTGGGGGTATGATGCAGAGCAAAAACAAGCCATTCAAGCTGCTCTAGAACAAATTATACCAAATCTAGAAAAGAATGCTAGGTTATAGACCCCCCAAACTCCGTTAATAAGCCTAATGCTGTATTAGGGCAACACTCACTGACCTCCACAATAGTTTTAACATTTCTTCATAATTTAGAACTCAGTCCCATACAGGCTACAACCCTTGATTCCAAAGGAATTGGGGGTTTTATTCATTTCAACGCCCCTTGAGGCAATTATGAAGTTTTATTACAAAATTCCGGATTTTGCATAAAAACACCCCCCCAAAACCTGACTACCTTATAGAAGCCTTCGTTGCTTCTGCTCAATTATCCATTGTGCATATGCCGAGGATTAACTCATGTCTTTAATCAACTGGTTTGACAAACCATCGCCCAAAACCACCAAACCCCAGAACTCTCATTCATGTCGGACGAAGTCCGAAACCTTTATTCTCGAACCCATCCTTACCCCCAGTGGTATCGTGGATGGATTCGATGAAACCCCTGATGCCCTTCCCCTAGAGGATATCGAGGTTCCGGAGGTAGACGCGCCAGAAGTCGCAGATGCACCAGAGACGGAAGACACACAACCAGACATCGCCACTACAGACGAGGTAGAGGCAGTAGAAACACCCGAAGCGGATAACCTGATTCCAGACGCGGACATTGAGGAGATTGAGTTTATTACCGACTCCCCGACAGCAGACGCTGAAGAAGTTAACGGTGTTGAAGCTGTTGAAACAGAATCAGAAATTGACGGTTCCCCAGAGAGTGTTGTCGCGCAAGCCTTAAGCGACGCGCCCAATGCTGACTCAGCCAATGAAGATGTTGTTGAGCCTGAACTCACCGTCGATAACGCCGATCCGGAGATTGAACCCGATGACACTACGGGTGAAGAGGATCTCACCGTTGCAGATCGGGCAGATGAGGCCGTTCCTCCTGAATCTGAAGCTGATGAAGGTGCTGAAGCGGATGAAGACAATGCTGATTTAGGCACTGATGCGGCGATCGCCGACAACCCAGATGAATCAGCCCCCACGGACTCCGAACCTGAAGAGACTACCGACGAGCCAGTTGAAGACTCAGAAGACAATGAAGAGGCGCAACTGACTCCCGTAGAACCCGAAGAACAGTCTCCAGCCCCAACCGGCATCTTCACCGTTGGCGAAACCGGAGAAATCGAAATCGAGTACCTCTTTGACGGCGGCAAATATCAGGGAGAAGTCGCCCTCTTTAGCTTAGACGGCATGGACGACCTAGAACCCGGTTCAGAAGCCTTTATCCAAGAAGCCGCCGCTCGCGCCTTGGGTATCGAACCCCAACCCGATGTAGGGGTGGATTTATCAACCGATTTGTCCGACCCAGATTTAGGTGAACCCGCCCCCACCGACACCGATTTACCCGCCGAAAATGCCCCTAAATTGGGTGAAATCGTCATTTCTGACAAAACAGAAGGCGCGAAATTCGAGGGCATTCTAGGCGAAAAGAACTGGAATAAAGGCGAATTTTCCGGCGTGAAAACCGTGCAGATGCGCCCTGGGGATACCTTCGGCATCATGCTCGTTCCCAACAAAACCGTACAACAAGTCTTTGACAATCCCAGCATCGGCGGTTCCGGTCGTCCCCTATTCTCCCTCTCCACCGCTAATCCCGATGGTGGCTTCCATGTCGGACAAATCGCCGATGTGACCGGAGATGGCAATACCTTCGTCATGGAAGATATCCGCGTCGATGGCAGCAGCGACTATGACTACAATGACATCATCTTCCGCATCAAGGGTGCAACTGGCGATGCCGTCGATCTTGATGATGTCATCGATGCAGACAACGACTGGCGCGAAACCGAACTCGGTCAAGAAATTCTCGACTATGTTTTCGACACTCTAGAACCCGAAGATGTCGCCGCCACCATCACCGATGACCTCGACACCGAGCTTGTTCCCGAACTCGAAGACGTTCTCAGCGAGCTGAAAGAACAGTTAGAGGAAATTACCGAAAATCCGGATATCGTCAATGAAGACCCACCCCCTGACGCACCCACGGAACAAGAGCAAGATGCCCTCATTGCCGAACTCAACGCCGAACTCGAAGCAGCCTTTGCCGAGTTAACCGAAGACGAGTTTGCCGATGTTAACGCTCTCGCCGGTAAATTTGAATTCGACCCAGAAGATCAACCCCTCGTCGGAGTCATCGATACCGGATTTGCCGAAACCAACCCCGACATTGACGACAGTCGGATTACCCTGGGTAAAGATTATATCGATGGCGACGATAATCCCTTATTAGCCGAAGGGGAAGGAGATGACCACGGGACAAAAGTCTTAGAAGTCATTGCGGCCACTCAAAACAACAACGTTGGTATTGACGGCGTTAACGATGATGCTCCCCTGTGGTTGGGACGTGCTGTTGGTTCTGGCAAATGGGCCGATTCTCTCGTAGAATTTGTCGATGCCGCCAAAGAATCCGAGCAACCCAACGCTGTCGTTAACCTCAGCTTTGATTTAACCCAAGAAAACCCCGATGGCTCCATTACCACCCGCACGGAATTTACCGAGCCGGAAATTGCAGCCCTCAAATATGCTCGCGATAACAACGTCTTGATTGTTGCCGCAGCCGGGAACCAAGGGGAAGCGGTGATGTCTGCCTTGGGACAAGCTTCTGAGGATTTCGACAACGTGATTACCGTTGGTGCAGCCGATGAAGCCGCAGAACGGGCGGAGAATTCTAGCTACGGTAACGGTTTAGACCTGCTTGCTTACGGTAGTAGACTTGATGACCCCACCACTCTGGCACAAGATCCTCAAGTGGATGCCTTTGCTGGCTTAAGCGCAGAGGAGATTGAGTTAGTTGAGCTTCTGATGGAGCAGTCAGAAGATTCGGGTACAGAGAACGCTGCTACTAATTCTCCTGGTGGTGTTGCGCCCACTGCACCCATTCCAGACAATAATACTGGGGAAAATGCCAGCACTCCTACTCCAGCCGCTCCTATTCCAGCCAATGAGCCGGGTAGTAGCATCACCAGCACTGAAACGAGTATTCCGCCATTGCTCAACGATAACTTCAATACCGAGAATCTGGGCACAGGAGACATTGCCACCCTTGACCCC containing:
- a CDS encoding S8 family serine peptidase; its protein translation is MSLINWFDKPSPKTTKPQNSHSCRTKSETFILEPILTPSGIVDGFDETPDALPLEDIEVPEVDAPEVADAPETEDTQPDIATTDEVEAVETPEADNLIPDADIEEIEFITDSPTADAEEVNGVEAVETESEIDGSPESVVAQALSDAPNADSANEDVVEPELTVDNADPEIEPDDTTGEEDLTVADRADEAVPPESEADEGAEADEDNADLGTDAAIADNPDESAPTDSEPEETTDEPVEDSEDNEEAQLTPVEPEEQSPAPTGIFTVGETGEIEIEYLFDGGKYQGEVALFSLDGMDDLEPGSEAFIQEAAARALGIEPQPDVGVDLSTDLSDPDLGEPAPTDTDLPAENAPKLGEIVISDKTEGAKFEGILGEKNWNKGEFSGVKTVQMRPGDTFGIMLVPNKTVQQVFDNPSIGGSGRPLFSLSTANPDGGFHVGQIADVTGDGNTFVMEDIRVDGSSDYDYNDIIFRIKGATGDAVDLDDVIDADNDWRETELGQEILDYVFDTLEPEDVAATITDDLDTELVPELEDVLSELKEQLEEITENPDIVNEDPPPDAPTEQEQDALIAELNAELEAAFAELTEDEFADVNALAGKFEFDPEDQPLVGVIDTGFAETNPDIDDSRITLGKDYIDGDDNPLLAEGEGDDHGTKVLEVIAATQNNNVGIDGVNDDAPLWLGRAVGSGKWADSLVEFVDAAKESEQPNAVVNLSFDLTQENPDGSITTRTEFTEPEIAALKYARDNNVLIVAAAGNQGEAVMSALGQASEDFDNVITVGAADEAAERAENSSYGNGLDLLAYGSRLDDPTTLAQDPQVDAFAGLSAEEIELVELLMEQSEDSGTENAATNSPGGVAPTAPIPDNNTGENASTPTPAAPIPANEPGSSITSTETSIPPLLNDNFNTENLGTGDIATLDPILDNADTSENRLLSSEEEAKALAATQKMLANVLASLEDSDDSEWGQPALTGTSIAAAKVTGAASQVWAANPDLNFAQVKAILKDTAVDLHTPGWDMETGAGLLNLGLAVQAASLTQGEAYTLEKDPVLSGLGLLNGAATPAERPAFFKKLWRGVKRVFSKVVRVVKKVVTVVKKVVNVVKKVVSFVKKAVPILKSIGSFVSGLAKKFVCLPILGKVGVVLGGIALVGAAIGGAVLWFKNKKKQQQQQQQQQVVVQQIPQQILDLENAWKLLTPAEQNNIGPALKNGIDPKFHPLFNGSDPDGILPLLQTISGLTPTQRTELGGHVLNGVPASWTTFFNGSNPANPNVPASTKNAWNSLTAAQRSVLQPFMLNGVSSPYGRPLFDGSAEGQQITNVLNTLGSQNLNNSQRSLMISFMLNPGGIPTEYESRFP